From the genome of Malus sylvestris chromosome 6, drMalSylv7.2, whole genome shotgun sequence, one region includes:
- the LOC126625902 gene encoding uncharacterized protein LOC126625902, producing MSGPSDRRFDLNLVEEAAPPSPDNIWRPSFVSPTGPLTVGDSVMKNDMTAAVVARNLLTPKDNRLLSKRSDELAVKDSLALSVQCAGSVSNMAQRLFARTRQVESLAAEVMSLKQEIRGLKHENKQLHRLAHDYATNMKRKLDQMKETDGQVLLDHQRFVGLFQRHLLPSSSGAVPRNEAPNDQPLMPPPSRVLSSTEEASEVDHLELHYAVQPQKTKAINAFGTNPQISDDQVKPDHQIPSSGQASSSCL from the exons atgtctggcccctccgaccgtcgttttgacttgaaccttgttgaagaggcagccccgccttctccagacaacatatggcgcccatccttcgtctcccctactggtcctcttaccgttggggattccgtgatgaagaatgatatgaccgctgcggtggtggccaggaaccttctcactcccaaagataacagactactttccaaacggtctgatgagttagctgttaaggattcgctggctctcagtgttcagtgtgcaggttctgtgtctaatatggcccaacgcctatttgctcgaacccgccaagttgaatcattggcggctgaagtgatgagtctcaaacaggagattagagggctcaagcatgagaataaacagttgcaccggctcgcacatgactatgctacaaacatgaagaggaagcttgaccagatgaaggaaactgatggtcaggttttacttgatcatcagagatttgtaggtttgttccaaaggcatttattgccttcgtcttctggggctgtaccgcgtaatgaagctccaaatgatcaacctctgatgcctcctccttctagggttctgtccagtactgag gaggcatcagaggttgatcatttggagcttcattacgcggtacagccccagaagacgaaggcaataaatgcctttggaacaaacccacaaatctctgatgatcaagtaaaacctgaccatcagattccttcatctggtcaagcttcctcttcatgtttgtag
- the LOC126625900 gene encoding probable E3 ubiquitin-protein ligase RHA4A has protein sequence MASLPQTPNSTSNSHLYPQALQLKLYQAFIFSIPILFSIILFLLFYLFYLKRRASALLSSSQPVLPRSNNYNLQAAPTTYYVSTDCPVGLKGELKEKLQTILFDEEQRKKDSQCCVCLGEFEMEEELLQVRSCKHVFHVDCIHHWLHNNTTCPLCRCTVIPISTKLDSPAPPPAAAGVPDPVVQQQHHSIIISHQSPGSIVLLDQQNQQQQHQTGNNAISGVTTPTEEGSSSDQSSSILRDSGCLPGYYTNQDLRELVVVYIQTHDS, from the exons ATGGCCAGTCTTCCTCAAACTCCAAACAGCACTAGTAATTCTCACCTTTATCCTCAAGCACTCCAACTTAAACTTTACCAGGCCTTCATATTCTCGATTCCTATCCTTTTTTCCATCATCCTTTTTCTCCTCTTCTACTTGTTCTACCTCAAAAGAAGGGCTTCCGCTCTCTTATCATCTTCTCAACCAGTTCTTCCAAGGAGTAATAACTATAATCTTCAAGCTGCACCTACCACATATTATGTTTCCACt GATTGTCCGGTGGGTTTGAAGGGGGAGCTCAAGGAGAAGCTTCAAACAATTTTATTTGATGAAGAACAAAGGAAAAAGGATTCACA ATGCTGTGTTTGCTTGGGGGAATTCGAAATGGAAGAAGAGTTGCTGCAAGTGCGATCATGCAAACACGTGTTTCATGTTGATTGCATACATCACTGGCTGCATAACAACACAACTTGCCCACTTTGCAGATGCACTGTGATTCCAATCAGTACCAAACTTGATAGTCCTGCACCACCACCTGCAGCTGCTGGTGTCCCCGACCCAGTAGTACAACAGCAGCACCATAGCATAATAATATCCCATCAGAGTCCAGGTAGTATTGTATTGTTGGACCAACAAAATCAGCAACAACAGCATCAAACGGGCAATAATGCTATTTCTGGTGTAACAACACCAACTGAAGAAGGTTCATCAAGTGACCAAAGTAGTTCGATTTTAAGGGACTCTGGGTGTTTACCTGGGTACTATACTAATCAAGATTTGAGAGAACTAGTCGTTGTCTATATCCAAACTCATGATTCATAA